A part of Brassica rapa cultivar Chiifu-401-42 chromosome A05, CAAS_Brap_v3.01, whole genome shotgun sequence genomic DNA contains:
- the LOC103870394 gene encoding protein DOWN-REGULATED IN DIF1 11-like produces MAKSLYIAMFVSIVMFFMANSISSKKIDQYSQEAPGDVKISPTSDFDIYVESPDESLFEEVDSPAMEYEMKSGHHYTHKQLGFLEACFQNLNSLDCGDNIFKNMLDEAAQVLSNECCHDLLKISKDCYLGMTQSILSSYEYRFIASKAIPKSKQTWNDCVRRVGNLIGSPIAFEELH; encoded by the coding sequence ATGGCAAAGTCTCTTTACATTGCAATGTTTGTATCTATAGTAATGTTCTTCATGGCAAATTCAATTTCTTCCAAGAAAATTGATCAATATTCACAAGAGGCACCAGGAGATGTAAAGATATCTCCCACATCGGATTTTGATATTTACGTCGAATCTCCCGATGAATCTCTATTTGAAGAAGTCGATTCACCCGCAATGGAATATGAGATGAAGTCTGGACATCATTACACACACAAACAACTTGGTTTTCTTGAGGCTTGCTTTCAAAATCTAAACTCATTAGACTGTGGAGATAATATTTTCAAGAACATGTTAGATGAGGCAGCACAAGTATTATCAAATGAATGTTGTCATGATCTATTAAAGATTAGCAAAGATTGTTACCTAGGAATGACTCAAAGCATTTTATCGAGTTATGAGTATAGATTTATTGCGTCTAAGGCTATTCCCAAAAGTAAACAGACATGGAATGATTGTGTTCGTAGAGTTGGGAACCTGATTGGTAGCCCAATCGCTTTTGAGGAACTACACTAA
- the LOC117134052 gene encoding protein DOWN-REGULATED IN DIF1 11-like, with the protein MTKSLHIAMFVSIVMLFTSNSISSQEIDQYSQEAPGDVKISPTSDFDIYVEYPDESSFKEADSPALEAEVKFEHHYTDKQFRFLEVCAQKLTSSHCGDVLFKNMVGEGTPVLLAECCAELLKIGKDCYLGTAQVILSTYEYRNIASKAIPKSKQTWNDCVRLTEN; encoded by the coding sequence atgaCAAAGTCTCTTCACATTGCAATGTTTGTATCTATAGTAATGTTATTCACGTCAAATTCGATTTCTTCCCAGGAAATTGATCAATATTCACAAGAGGCACCAGGAGATGTGAAGATATCTCCCACATCGGATTTTGATATTTACGTCGAATATCCTGATGAATCTTCATTTAAAGAAGCCGATTCACCCGCACTGGAAGCTGAGGTGAAGTTTGAACATCATTACACGGACAAACAGTTCCGTTTTCTTGAGGTTTGCGCTCAAAAGCTGACCTCATCACACTGTGGAGATGTTCTTTTCAAGAACATGGTAGGTGAGGGAACGCCAGTATTGTTAGCTGAATGTTGTGCTGAGCTACTAAAGATTGGAAAAGATTGTTATCTAGGAACGGCTCAAGTTATTTTATCGACTTACGAGTATAGAAATATTGCGTCTAAGGCTATTCCGAAAAGCAAACAGACATGGAATGATTGTGTTCGTCTAACTGAGAATTGA
- the LOC103870287 gene encoding protein DOWN-REGULATED IN DIF1 11-like, producing MTKSLHIAMFVSIVMLFTSNLISSQEIDQYSQEAPGDVKISPTSDFDIYVEYPDESSFKEADSPALEAEVKFEHHYTDKQFRFLEVCAQKLTSSRCGDVLFKNMVGEETPVLLAECCAELLKIGKDCYLGTTQVILSTYEYRNIASKAIPKSKQTWNDCVRLTEN from the coding sequence atgaCAAAGTCTCTTCACATTGCAATGTTTGTATCTATAGTAATGTTATTCACGTCAAATTTGATTTCTTCCCAGGAAATTGATCAATATTCACAAGAGGCACCAGGAGATGTGAAGATATCTCCCACATCGGATTTTGATATTTACGTCGAATATCCTGATGAATCTTCATTTAAAGAAGCCGATTCACCCGCACTGGAAGCTGAGGTGAAGTTTGAACATCATTACACGGACAAACAGTTCCGTTTTCTTGAGGTTTGCGCTCAAAAGCTGACCTCATCACGCTGTGGAGATGTTCTTTTCAAGAACATGGTAGGTGAGGAAACGCCAGTATTGTTAGCTGAATGTTGTGCTGAGCTACTAAAGATTGGAAAAGATTGTTATCTAGGAACGACTCAAGTTATTTTATCGACTTACGAGTATAGAAATATTGCGTCTAAGGCTATTCCGAAAAGCAAACAGACATGGAATGATTGTGTTCGTCTAACTGAGAATTGA
- the LOC103870396 gene encoding protein DOWN-REGULATED IN DIF1 11-like, with amino-acid sequence MAKSLHIAMFVSIVMFFTSNSISSEEIDQYSQEAPGDVKISPTSDFDIYVEYPDESSFKEADSPALEAEAKFEHHYADKQFRFLKVCAQKLTSSHCGDVLFKNMVSEGTPVLLAECCAELLKIGKDCYLGTAQVILSTYEYRNIASKAIPKSKQTWNDCVRLTEN; translated from the coding sequence atgGCAAAGTCTCTTCACATTGCAATGTTTGTATCTATAGTAATGTTCTTCACGTCAAATTCAATTTCTTCCGAGGAAATTGATCAATATTCACAAGAGGCACCAGGAGATGTGAAGATATCTCCCACATCGGATTTTGATATTTACGTCGAATATCCTGATGAATCTTCATTTAAAGAAGCCGATTCACCCGCACTGGAAGCTGAGGCGAAGTTTGAACATCATTACGCGGACAAACAGTTCCGTTTTCTTAAGGTTTGCGCTCAAAAACTGACCTCATCACACTGTGGAGATGTTCTTTTCAAGAACATGGTAAGTGAGGGAACGCCAGTATTGTTAGCTGAATGTTGTGCTGAGCTACTAAAGATTGGAAAAGATTGTTATCTAGGAACAGCACAAGTCATTTTATCGACTTACGAGTATAGAAATATTGCGTCTAAGGCTATTCCGAAAAGCAAACAGACATGGAATGATTGTGTTCGTCTAACTGAGAATTGA
- the LOC103870398 gene encoding protein DOWN-REGULATED IN DIF1 11-like — MAKSLHIAMFVSIVMFFTSNSISSQEIDQYSQEAPGDVKISPTSDFDIYVEYPDESSFKEADSSALEAEVKFEHHYTDKQFRFLEVCAQKLTSSHCGDVLFKNMVGEGTPVLLAECCAELLKIGKDCYLGTAQVILSTYEYRNIAFKAIPKSKQTWNDCVRLTEN, encoded by the coding sequence atgGCAAAGTCTCTTCACATTGCAATGTTTGTATCTATAGTAATGTTCTTCACGTCAAATTCGATTTCTTCCCAGGAAATTGATCAATATTCACAAGAGGCACCAGGAGATGTGAAGATATCTCCCACATCGGATTTTGATATTTACGTCGAATATCCTGATGAATCTTCATTTAAAGAAGCCGATTCATCCGCACTGGAAGCTGAGGTGAAGTTTGAACATCATTACACGGACAAACAGTTCCGTTTTCTTGAGGTTTGCGCTCAAAAGCTGACCTCATCACACTGTGGAGATGTTCTTTTCAAGAACATGGTAGGTGAGGGAACTCCAGTATTGTTAGCTGAATGTTGTGCTGAGCTACTAAAGATTGGAAAAGATTGTTATCTAGGAACGGCTCAAGTCATTTTATCGACTTACGAGTATAGAAATATTGCGTTTAAGGCTATTCCGAAAAGCAAACAGACATGGAATGATTGTGTTCGTCTAACTGAGAATTGA
- the LOC103870399 gene encoding protein DOWN-REGULATED IN DIF1 11-like, which produces MAKSIYIAMFVFIAVFFMLHSTSSQEIDQYSQEVPEDVKISPTSDFDIYVKSPDESSFEEADSPAMEYEMKFGHHYTDKQFGFLEVCAQKLNSSHCGDALFTNMVGEGKPVLLAECCGELLRIGKDCYLGTVQVILSRYEYRNIASKAIPKSKQTWNDCVRLTEN; this is translated from the coding sequence ATGGCAAAATCTATTTACATAGCAATGTTTGTATTCATAGCAGTGTTTTTCATGTTACATTCAACTTCTTCCCAAGAAATTGATCAATATTCACAAGAGGTACCAGAAGATGTGAAGATATCTCCTACGTCAGATTTTGATATTTACGTCAAATCTCCTGATGAATCTTCATTTGAAGAAGCCGATTCACCCGCAATGGAATATGAGATGAAGTTTGGACATCATTACACGGACAAACAGTTCGGTTTTCTTGAGGTTTGCGCTCAAAAGCTGAACTCATCACACTGTGGAGATGCTTTGTTCACGAACATGGTAGGTGAGGGAAAGCCAGTATTGTTAGCTGAATGTTGTGGTGAGCTACTAAGGATTGGCAAAGATTGTTATCTAGGAACGGTTCAAGTCATTTTATCGAGATACGAGTATAGAAATATTGCGTCTAAGGCTATTCCGAAAAGCAAACAGACATGGAATGATTGTGTTCGTCTAACTGAGAATTGA
- the LOC103870288 gene encoding fatty acyl-CoA reductase 2 produces MEALFLTSSSSSIAAPNKLFHRDWCALVRDKRRLSPTWCRVGGGGGGDGRSIKPERSIMVSSLLKDRGQVLIREQSSPAMDAETLVLSPNENGRYIEVNGVKTLLPPFSGAAKVGSKEGLGIVSFLQGKKFLITGSTGFLAKVLIEKVLRMAPDVGKIYLLIKAKNKEAAIERLKKEVLDTELFNTLRETHGASYMSFMLEKLVPVTGNICDSNIGLQVDSAEEIAKEIDVIINSAANTTFNERYDVALDINTRGPGNLMGFAKKCKKLKLFLQVSTAYVNGQRQGRIMEKPFSMGDCIATENFLEGNRKALDVAKELKLALDAAREGTQDQEEAQKMKDLGLERARSYGWQDTYVFTKAMGEMMINSTRGDVPVVIIRPSVIESTYKDPFPGWMEGNRMMDPIVLCYGKGQLTGFLVDPKGVLDVVPADMVVNATLAAIAKHGVVNTDQEPEINVYQIASSAINPLVFEDLAELLYNHYKSTPCMDSKGVPIMVPLMKLFDSVDDFSDHLWKDAQERSGLMNGVSSVDSKMLQKIKFICKKSVEQAKHLATIYEPYTFYGGRFDNSNTQRLLEYMSEAEKNEFGFDVGNINWQDYITNVHIPGLRKHVLKGRA; encoded by the exons ATGGAAGCTCTCTTcttgacttcttcttcttcctccatcgCTGCACCAAACAAGCTTTTCCATCGTGACTGGTGTGCGTTGGTTAGAGACAAGAGAAGGCTAAGCCCCACCTGGTGCCGCgtaggtggtggtggtggtggcgatGGGAGAAGCATCAAACCAGAGAGGTCTATTATGGTTTCTTCTCTTTTGAAAGACAGAGGTCAAGTGTTAATAAGGGAGCAGAGTTCACCAGCTATGGATGCTGAGACATTGGTTCTGTCTCCAAACGAGAACGGGAGATACATTGAGGTCAATGGAGTAAAGACTTTGTTGCCGCCTTTTAGTGGCGCTGCTAAGGTGGGGAGTAAAGAAGGACTTGGCATTGTCAGTTTCCTCCAAGGGAAGAAGTTTTTGATCACTGGCTCAACTGGTTTCTTAGCTAAGG TACTGATTGAGAAGGTCTTGAGAATGGCTCCGGATGTTGGGAAGATATATCTCTTGATTAAAGCCAAAAACAAAGAAGCTGCGATTGAGAGGTTAAAGAAAGAG GTGTTGGATACTGAGCTTTTTAATACTCTAAGAGAGACTCATGGAGCATCTTACATGTCTTTCATGTTAGAAAAGCTAGTTCCTGTGACGGGGAACATATGTGACTCAAACATTGGGTTGCAAGTAGATTCAGCTGAGGAGATTGCAAAAGAAATTGATGTGATTATCAACTCTGCTGCCAATACGACCTTCAATGAAAG ATATGATGTTGCTTTGGACATAAACACACGAGGGCCAGGTAATCTCATGGGATTCGCCAAGAAGTGCAAGAAACTCAAGCTTTTCTTGCAAGTATCCACAG CTTATGTGAATGGACAAAGACAAGGAAGGATCATGGAGAAGCCATTCTCAATGGGAGATTGTATAGCAACCGAGAACTTCCTTGAAGGAAACAGGAAAGCATTAGATGTTGCTAAAGAGTTGAAGCTAGCTCTTGATGCTGCAAGAGAAGGTACTCAAGATCAAGAGGAGGCGCAGAAGATGAAGGATCTCGGTCTAGAGAG GGCGAGATCATATGGATGGCAAGACACTTATGTCTTCACAAAAGCAATGGGAGAAATGATGATCAATAGCACTAGAGGGGACGTACCTGTGGTTATTATAAGGCCTAGCGTCATCGAAAGCACTTACAAAGACCCTTTCCCTGGTTGGATGGAAGGAAACAG GATGATGGATCCTATAGTTCTATGTTATGGAAAAGGACAGCTGACCGGGTTCTTGGTGGATCCGAAAGGAGTTCTTGATGTGGTTCCTGCTGATATGGTTGTTAACGCGACATTAGCTGCTATTGCTAAGCATGGAGTGGTGAATACAGATCAAGAACCTGAAATTAACGTGTATCAGATCGCTTCTTCTGCGATAAACCCGCTTGTTTTTGAGGACTTGGCAGAGCTTCTTTATAACCACTACAAATCTACCCCGTGCATGGACTCCAAAGGTGTTCCTATCATGGTGCCTTTGATGAAACTTTTCGACTCCGTTGATGATTTCTCGGATCATTTGTGGAAAGATGCTCAAGAACGGAGCGGTTTAATGAATGGTGTGAGCTCAGTGGATAGTAAGATGTTGCAGAAGATAAAGTTTATATGCAAAAAGTCTGTTGAACAAGCTAAACACCTTGCCACTATCTATGAGCCGTACACTTTCTATGGTGGAAG ATTTGATAATAGTAATACACAGAGGTTACTGGAATATATGTCAGAAGCAGAGAAGAATGAGTTCGGGTTTGATGTTGGAAACATTAACTGGCAGGATTACATTACAAATGTTCACATTCCCGGTTTAAGAAAACATGTCTTGAAGGGAAGAGCTTAA
- the LOC103870289 gene encoding serine/arginine-rich SC35-like splicing factor SCL30A isoform X2, producing the protein MGRSYSYSPSPPRRRYRSPSPVGYYKGRSRDAPTSLLVRNLRLDCRPDDLRRPFGRFGRLKDIYIPRNYYTGEPRGFGFVQYYDPADAADAKYRLDGYVLLGREITVVFAEENRKKPSEMRERSRGRTSTRSPHGYSRSPGYSRSPNYRRSYSRSPVYRRSYSRSPYDERRRSRSVSPEDRKRSYSRSSSRSRYESRSRSQSPGYSR; encoded by the exons ATGGGGAGGAGCTATAGTTACAGTCCATCACCACCAAGGAGAAGGTACAGAAGCCCAAGTCCCGTGGGAtactacaaaggtcggagtagAGATGCCCCAACCAGTTTACTTGTTCGCAATCTCCGGCTCGACTGTCG GCCAGATGATCTGCGGAGACCATTTGGGCGGTTTGGTCGTCTCAAGGATATCTACATACCTCGTAACTATTACACTGG GGAGCCTCGTGGGTTTGGCTTTGTGCAGTACTATGATCCTGCTGATGCTGCAGATGCAAAGTATCGTCTGGATGGCTATGTTCTACTAGGCCGTGAAATCACTGTGGTGTTTGCAGAGGAGAACAGAAAGAAGCCTTCTGAAATGAGAGAACGATCAAG GGGAAGGACATCTACAAGATCTCCACATGGTTACTCCAGGTCTCCTGGCTATTCGCGTTCGCCAAACTACAGAAGAAGCTACTCACGTTCGCCAGTCTACAGGAGAAGCTATTCACGTTCACCGTATGATGAAAGGCGCCGTTCAAG ATCTGTTTCACCGGAAGATAGGAAGCGATCGTACTCAAGGTCAAGCTCAAGATCTCGTTATGAGTCGAGAAGCAGGAGCCAGAGTCCTGGATACTCACGCTGA
- the LOC103870289 gene encoding serine/arginine-rich SC35-like splicing factor SCL30A isoform X1 encodes MVNNEHRRPNELRLSSGIQSLCMFIGVCSEIMGRSYSYSPSPPRRRYRSPSPVGYYKGRSRDAPTSLLVRNLRLDCRPDDLRRPFGRFGRLKDIYIPRNYYTGEPRGFGFVQYYDPADAADAKYRLDGYVLLGREITVVFAEENRKKPSEMRERSRGRTSTRSPHGYSRSPGYSRSPNYRRSYSRSPVYRRSYSRSPYDERRRSRSVSPEDRKRSYSRSSSRSRYESRSRSQSPGYSR; translated from the exons ATGGTAAACAACGAGCACAGGCGTCCGAACGAGCTTCGTTTGTCTTCTGGGATTCAG TCTTTATGTATGTTTATTGGGGTTTGTAGTGAGATAATGGGGAGGAGCTATAGTTACAGTCCATCACCACCAAGGAGAAGGTACAGAAGCCCAAGTCCCGTGGGAtactacaaaggtcggagtagAGATGCCCCAACCAGTTTACTTGTTCGCAATCTCCGGCTCGACTGTCG GCCAGATGATCTGCGGAGACCATTTGGGCGGTTTGGTCGTCTCAAGGATATCTACATACCTCGTAACTATTACACTGG GGAGCCTCGTGGGTTTGGCTTTGTGCAGTACTATGATCCTGCTGATGCTGCAGATGCAAAGTATCGTCTGGATGGCTATGTTCTACTAGGCCGTGAAATCACTGTGGTGTTTGCAGAGGAGAACAGAAAGAAGCCTTCTGAAATGAGAGAACGATCAAG GGGAAGGACATCTACAAGATCTCCACATGGTTACTCCAGGTCTCCTGGCTATTCGCGTTCGCCAAACTACAGAAGAAGCTACTCACGTTCGCCAGTCTACAGGAGAAGCTATTCACGTTCACCGTATGATGAAAGGCGCCGTTCAAG ATCTGTTTCACCGGAAGATAGGAAGCGATCGTACTCAAGGTCAAGCTCAAGATCTCGTTATGAGTCGAGAAGCAGGAGCCAGAGTCCTGGATACTCACGCTGA